The Allocatelliglobosispora scoriae genome contains a region encoding:
- a CDS encoding Rieske (2Fe-2S) protein: protein MSEENRTRRAVLGGAGAIGVAGVAALVAGCEAYGDTDAAPTQSAQQPAPGTSTGGATTAPAAGKELAKTTDIPVGGGKIFESDDIVVTQPEANVFKAFSATCTHQGCLVSSVEGGTINCACHGSKFKIADGTVANGPAAKKLGSARITVEGDKIIKG, encoded by the coding sequence ATGAGCGAGGAAAATCGGACCAGGCGTGCGGTGCTCGGCGGCGCGGGCGCCATCGGCGTGGCGGGGGTGGCCGCGCTGGTCGCGGGCTGTGAAGCCTACGGCGACACGGACGCGGCGCCCACGCAGAGCGCGCAGCAGCCCGCACCGGGCACCTCGACGGGCGGCGCCACCACCGCGCCCGCCGCGGGCAAGGAGCTGGCGAAGACCACGGACATCCCGGTCGGCGGCGGCAAGATCTTCGAGTCCGACGACATCGTCGTCACCCAGCCGGAGGCGAACGTCTTCAAGGCGTTCTCGGCAACCTGCACCCACCAGGGCTGCCTCGTCTCCTCCGTCGAAGGCGGCACGATCAACTGTGCCTGCCACGGCAGCAAGTTCAAGATCGCCGACGGTACGGTCGCCAACGGACCCGCCGCGAAGAAGCTCGGCTCGGCCCGGATCACCGTCGAGGGCGACAAGATCATCAAGGGTTAA
- a CDS encoding lysophospholipid acyltransferase family protein, translated as MSDFVYPPVIALAKTLFRVLDLRITIDGAEHIPRQGGAVLASNHISYLDFIFAGLGANPAKRKVRFMAKQEIFADRIAGPLMRGMHHIPVDRDNGLASYKAALAALKGGEVVGVFPEATISQSFTVKEIKSGAARMAASTDTPLIPMALWGTQRLWTKGRKRELTKRHVPISILIGEPFQPTRRDKQDVVAAELHSRMSALLDRAQQEYPDKPAGPDDEWWVPAHLGGSAPTPESLAGSEDEID; from the coding sequence ATGTCCGATTTCGTGTACCCGCCGGTCATCGCGTTGGCCAAGACCTTGTTCCGCGTGCTCGATCTCCGGATCACGATCGACGGTGCCGAGCACATCCCGCGCCAGGGCGGCGCGGTGCTGGCCAGCAACCACATCAGCTACCTCGACTTCATCTTCGCGGGCCTCGGCGCCAACCCGGCCAAGCGCAAGGTGCGGTTCATGGCCAAGCAGGAGATCTTCGCGGACCGGATCGCCGGACCGCTGATGCGCGGCATGCACCACATCCCGGTCGACCGGGACAACGGACTCGCCTCCTACAAGGCGGCTCTGGCGGCGCTGAAGGGCGGGGAGGTCGTCGGGGTCTTCCCGGAGGCGACGATCAGCCAGTCCTTCACCGTCAAGGAGATCAAGAGCGGCGCGGCGCGGATGGCGGCCTCGACGGACACGCCGCTGATCCCGATGGCGCTCTGGGGCACCCAGCGGCTCTGGACCAAGGGACGCAAGCGGGAGCTGACCAAGCGGCACGTGCCGATCTCGATCCTCATCGGCGAGCCGTTCCAGCCGACCCGCCGCGACAAGCAGGACGTGGTCGCCGCCGAGCTGCACAGCCGGATGAGCGCGCTGCTCGACCGCGCGCAGCAGGAGTACCCGGACAAGCCCGCCGGCCCCGACGACGAGTGGTGGGTTCCCGCCCACCTGGGCGGTTCGGCACCGACGCCCGAGTCGCTGGCCGGTTCAGAAGATGAGATCGACTGA
- a CDS encoding acyl-ACP desaturase, whose protein sequence is MTTEITDTKTLLLELEPVVEVNLNRHFATAKEWFPHEYIPWSQGTDYDGVLGGQAWTPDQSKLSDVARTSLIVNLLTEDNLPSYHHEIAALFGRDGAWGTWVHRWTAEEGRHGVAIRDYLTVTRAVDPIALERARMVHMGGGFTSDYDGAIESIAYVSFQELATRVSHRNTGRISGDPVCDQLLAKVAADENLHMLFYRNLLAAAFQLAPNTAMRAITEVVKKFQMPGYTIENFGRKSVQIALAGVYDLRIHHDEVIWPVLRQLGAMEATGLSGDGEAAREELVAYLRGLDEQATRFTERRDALNARKAAL, encoded by the coding sequence GTGACGACCGAGATCACCGACACCAAGACGCTGCTGCTGGAGCTGGAGCCGGTCGTCGAGGTCAACCTCAACCGGCACTTCGCCACCGCCAAGGAGTGGTTCCCCCACGAGTACATCCCGTGGAGCCAGGGCACCGACTACGACGGCGTCCTCGGCGGCCAGGCCTGGACCCCCGACCAGTCCAAGCTCAGCGACGTCGCCCGCACCTCCCTCATCGTCAACCTCCTCACCGAGGACAACCTCCCCAGCTACCACCACGAAATCGCCGCCCTCTTCGGCCGTGACGGCGCCTGGGGCACCTGGGTCCACCGCTGGACCGCCGAAGAAGGACGACACGGCGTCGCCATCCGCGACTACCTCACCGTCACCCGCGCCGTCGACCCCATCGCCCTCGAACGCGCCCGCATGGTCCACATGGGCGGCGGCTTCACCAGCGACTACGACGGTGCGATCGAGTCCATCGCCTATGTCTCCTTTCAGGAGCTGGCGACCCGGGTCTCGCACCGCAACACCGGCCGGATCAGCGGCGACCCGGTCTGCGACCAGCTCCTCGCGAAGGTCGCGGCCGACGAGAACCTGCACATGCTCTTCTACCGCAACCTGCTCGCGGCGGCGTTCCAGCTCGCGCCCAACACGGCGATGCGCGCCATCACCGAGGTGGTGAAGAAGTTCCAGATGCCCGGCTACACGATCGAGAATTTCGGCCGCAAGTCCGTGCAGATCGCCCTCGCCGGTGTCTACGACCTGCGCATCCATCACGACGAGGTGATCTGGCCGGTGCTGCGCCAGCTCGGCGCGATGGAGGCGACCGGGCTCTCCGGCGACGGCGAGGCGGCCCGCGAGGAGCTCGTCGCCTATCTGCGCGGACTCGACGAGCAGGCGACCCGCTTCACCGAGCGCCGCGACGCGCTCAACGCCCGCAAGGCAGCCCTCTAG
- a CDS encoding glycosyl hydrolase: MELSIRDTSPGGENPRSHRAGPLRSGLLRTRRHRSGLRALAVSTAVGLAVGLAGFVASQPAEAGTVGAGSYADTLPPGAASPVGCGSVGSNPRAYVTANAPAGAIPTNDWWSSLLWKKFDCTFSEPLHAHPVSYDTFNNGIGLSYNTTAAISGSATGPGEYHYPYTENIRVGVAGLNAPDVRVDGWTDWTVTPYWSDGTRTMKATIGHGLPFSYYQITGGNAQITVNGTPTVWSNSGTTIGFSIAGKDYVAYAPTGATWTVSGTVISSTLAGKGFFSVAVLPVGSDRTALAATYGQVAHAHVTGTRVSYAYNQAAATLNTTYTYTTTAREGSASGTVVALYPHQWNSLSGSTPIANTYVSARGTMKVLTGTSAFTTSMKYQGVLPEIPAVADSSGADLTTITNYLNAELANPADFRGDDTYWNGKGLGRAARVAEIADQLNLTSIRTAALNVIRTRLTDWFTASPGEAAHVFYYNPAWGTLIGYPASYGSDQELNDHHFHYGYFIAAAATLAKFDPAWATTGQYGGMVDMLIRDANNYDRSDTRFPYLRDFDIFAGHDWAAGHGAFASGNNQESSSEGMNFANALIQWGQATGNAAVRDAGIFIYTTQSAAIQEYWFDSRNQNFPSTFAHNTVGMVWGDGGAYATWFSGEPEMIQGINMLPVTGGHFYMGENPGYVTTNYNELVTNNGGPPTVWQDIIWEFQALGNGDTALANFRANPGFTSEEGESKAHTFHWIRNLAALGNVDTTITANHPLAKVFLKGSARTYVASNITNAAITVTFSNGTTLAVPAGKTVTSGAFTWSGGNANGGGNPSPQPSTSTQPSPSPSASCGGGGAVLLSQGKPATASSVEGAYTADLAFDASTTTRWGSAFSDPQWIQVDLGSVQNIASVALLWEAAYGKSYQIQTSTNGTTWTTVYSTTTGDGGTDNVTATGSGRYVRLNGTVRGTAYGYSLFDFKVWGGCSTPPTSPSPSPSTPPTSFTAVRYPQAGGTLPGTQGTAASATISAAAGEWNGTPHNPLTYTATGLTATYSGGATTFDLFVDAGTNVGNATQVRVSYDLTGNGSFDRVETFSYFPTDPVAGWEHYTQASGSFSATGALGNLAGGIVKVEVWNAIGSTTTNLGIGNQTKITLPFS; this comes from the coding sequence ATGGAACTCTCGATCCGGGATACGTCCCCGGGCGGCGAGAATCCTCGAAGCCACCGCGCCGGTCCGCTCAGATCCGGCCTGCTCCGTACCCGTCGCCACCGGTCCGGGCTGCGCGCCCTCGCCGTCAGCACCGCTGTCGGTCTCGCCGTCGGCCTCGCCGGTTTCGTCGCGTCCCAGCCCGCCGAGGCCGGGACCGTCGGCGCCGGCAGCTACGCCGACACCCTGCCGCCGGGGGCCGCGTCCCCGGTCGGCTGCGGCAGTGTCGGCAGCAACCCGCGCGCCTACGTGACCGCCAACGCCCCGGCCGGTGCGATCCCCACCAACGACTGGTGGTCCTCGCTGCTGTGGAAGAAGTTCGACTGCACCTTCAGCGAGCCGCTGCACGCGCACCCGGTCTCCTACGACACGTTCAACAACGGCATCGGCCTGTCCTACAACACGACCGCCGCGATCAGCGGTTCGGCGACCGGGCCGGGCGAGTACCACTACCCCTACACGGAGAACATCCGGGTGGGCGTGGCCGGGCTCAACGCTCCCGACGTGCGGGTGGACGGCTGGACCGACTGGACCGTCACGCCCTACTGGAGTGACGGCACGCGGACGATGAAGGCCACGATCGGTCACGGCCTGCCGTTCAGCTACTACCAGATCACCGGCGGCAACGCCCAGATCACGGTCAACGGCACCCCGACGGTGTGGTCCAACTCGGGCACCACCATCGGCTTCAGCATCGCCGGCAAGGACTACGTCGCCTACGCGCCGACCGGCGCGACCTGGACGGTCTCCGGGACGGTGATCAGCTCGACCCTCGCGGGCAAGGGCTTCTTCTCCGTGGCGGTGCTGCCGGTCGGCAGTGACCGCACGGCGCTCGCCGCGACCTACGGCCAGGTGGCGCACGCCCACGTCACCGGCACCCGGGTGAGCTACGCCTACAACCAGGCGGCGGCGACGCTGAACACCACCTACACCTACACCACGACGGCCCGTGAGGGCTCGGCGAGCGGCACGGTGGTGGCGCTCTACCCGCACCAGTGGAACAGTCTCAGCGGCTCGACGCCGATCGCCAACACCTACGTCTCGGCGCGCGGCACGATGAAGGTGCTCACCGGCACCTCGGCGTTCACGACGAGCATGAAGTACCAGGGTGTGCTGCCGGAGATCCCCGCCGTGGCCGACAGCAGCGGTGCCGACCTCACCACGATCACCAACTACCTCAACGCGGAGCTCGCCAACCCGGCCGACTTCCGGGGTGACGACACCTACTGGAACGGCAAGGGCCTCGGCCGGGCGGCGCGCGTCGCCGAGATCGCCGACCAGCTCAACCTCACCAGCATCCGGACCGCGGCGCTCAACGTGATCCGGACCCGGCTCACCGACTGGTTCACCGCGTCGCCGGGCGAGGCGGCGCACGTCTTCTACTACAACCCGGCCTGGGGCACCCTCATCGGCTACCCGGCGTCCTACGGCTCCGACCAGGAGCTCAACGACCACCACTTCCACTACGGCTACTTCATCGCCGCGGCGGCGACCCTCGCCAAGTTCGACCCGGCCTGGGCCACCACCGGCCAGTACGGCGGCATGGTCGACATGCTGATCCGCGACGCCAACAACTACGACCGCAGCGACACCCGCTTCCCGTACCTGCGTGACTTCGACATCTTCGCCGGTCACGACTGGGCGGCCGGGCACGGCGCCTTCGCCTCGGGCAACAACCAGGAGTCCTCGTCCGAGGGGATGAACTTCGCCAACGCCCTGATCCAGTGGGGCCAGGCGACCGGCAACGCGGCGGTCCGCGACGCCGGCATCTTCATCTACACCACGCAGTCCGCCGCGATCCAGGAGTACTGGTTCGACTCGCGCAACCAGAACTTCCCGAGCACCTTCGCGCACAACACGGTAGGCATGGTCTGGGGCGACGGCGGCGCCTACGCCACCTGGTTCTCCGGCGAGCCGGAGATGATCCAGGGCATCAACATGCTCCCGGTCACCGGCGGCCACTTCTACATGGGCGAGAACCCGGGCTACGTGACGACCAACTACAACGAGCTGGTCACCAACAACGGCGGCCCGCCCACGGTCTGGCAGGACATCATCTGGGAGTTCCAGGCGCTCGGCAACGGCGACACCGCGCTCGCCAACTTCCGGGCCAACCCGGGCTTCACCTCCGAGGAGGGCGAGAGCAAGGCGCACACGTTCCACTGGATCCGCAACCTCGCCGCGCTGGGCAACGTGGACACGACGATCACGGCGAACCACCCGCTCGCCAAGGTGTTCCTCAAGGGCTCGGCCCGCACCTACGTCGCCTCCAACATCACCAACGCGGCGATCACGGTGACCTTCTCCAACGGCACGACGCTCGCCGTACCCGCGGGAAAGACCGTGACCTCCGGGGCCTTCACCTGGAGCGGCGGCAACGCCAACGGCGGCGGCAACCCGAGCCCGCAGCCGTCCACCTCCACCCAGCCGTCGCCCTCCCCGTCGGCGAGCTGCGGCGGGGGCGGTGCCGTCCTGCTCTCCCAGGGCAAGCCGGCCACCGCGTCCAGTGTGGAGGGTGCCTACACGGCGGACCTCGCGTTCGACGCCAGCACCACCACCCGCTGGGGCAGCGCCTTCAGCGACCCGCAGTGGATCCAGGTCGACCTGGGTTCGGTGCAGAACATCGCCTCGGTGGCGCTGCTCTGGGAGGCCGCCTACGGCAAGTCCTACCAGATCCAGACCTCGACGAACGGGACGACCTGGACCACGGTCTACTCCACCACCACCGGCGACGGTGGCACGGACAACGTGACCGCGACCGGATCGGGCCGCTACGTGCGCCTCAACGGCACGGTCCGCGGCACGGCCTACGGCTACTCGCTCTTCGACTTCAAGGTCTGGGGCGGTTGCAGCACCCCGCCGACGAGCCCGTCCCCGTCGCCCTCGACCCCGCCGACGTCCTTCACGGCGGTCCGCTACCCGCAGGCCGGCGGCACGCTGCCCGGCACCCAGGGCACCGCGGCGAGCGCGACGATCAGCGCGGCCGCCGGTGAGTGGAACGGCACCCCGCACAACCCGCTCACCTACACCGCGACCGGTCTCACCGCCACCTACAGCGGCGGGGCGACCACCTTCGACCTCTTCGTCGACGCCGGCACCAACGTCGGCAACGCCACGCAGGTGCGGGTCTCCTACGACCTCACCGGCAACGGCAGCTTCGACCGGGTCGAGACGTTCAGCTACTTCCCGACGGATCCGGTGGCGGGCTGGGAGCACTACACCCAGGCGTCCGGCTCCTTCTCGGCCACCGGCGCCCTGGGCAACCTCGCCGGCGGCATCGTGAAGGTGGAGGTCTGGAACGCGATCGGTTCCACCACGACCAACCTCGGGATCGGCAACCAAACCAAGATCACCCTCCCGTTCAGCTGA
- a CDS encoding damage-control phosphatase ARMT1 family protein: MDAPEITSSEPGSFPWRVLHERHPAIIKQLRSHTDLTLDQHTALVSLGAEFTSGAWDPSPFLRAENYFYRRILAITRWSEHHRDPFGFLKQGELTDPGLPHFLDTMPHELPDLLAAAVWGNRSDLSFRLQSGASDAATGFVRDDRSEVLGFLSIGTPTVAYFADNAGRELIADLFLIDSLLESGLAGVVDLHVKPFPYFVSDVIAADLTATVDRLAAEPGRPAELAARLVRARHDGRLNLRRDAFQAAPMSFNQMPPEFEAQIADAGITILKGDLHYRRLVGDRLYPPTTSFAELTEYFPTPVLVLRTLKSEVITGLAPSTVAELDATGEPWRTTGAHALIQHRP, encoded by the coding sequence GTGGACGCACCGGAGATCACCAGCAGCGAGCCCGGTTCGTTTCCGTGGCGGGTGCTGCACGAACGGCACCCAGCGATCATCAAGCAGCTCCGCAGCCACACCGACCTCACCCTCGACCAGCACACCGCGCTCGTGTCGCTGGGTGCCGAGTTCACCAGCGGTGCCTGGGACCCGTCGCCGTTCCTGCGCGCCGAGAACTACTTCTACCGCCGGATCCTCGCGATCACCCGCTGGTCGGAGCACCATCGCGACCCGTTCGGCTTCCTCAAGCAGGGTGAGCTCACCGATCCCGGGCTGCCGCACTTCCTCGACACGATGCCGCACGAGCTGCCCGACCTGCTCGCGGCGGCGGTCTGGGGCAACCGCTCCGACCTCAGCTTCCGGCTCCAGAGCGGCGCGAGCGACGCGGCCACCGGCTTCGTCCGCGACGACCGGTCCGAGGTGCTCGGGTTCCTCTCCATCGGTACGCCCACCGTCGCCTACTTCGCCGACAACGCCGGTCGGGAGCTGATCGCCGACCTCTTCCTCATCGACAGCCTGCTCGAATCGGGGCTGGCCGGAGTCGTCGACCTGCACGTCAAGCCGTTCCCCTACTTCGTCTCCGACGTGATCGCCGCCGATCTGACGGCCACCGTGGACCGGCTCGCCGCAGAGCCGGGACGCCCCGCCGAACTCGCCGCCCGGCTGGTGCGCGCCCGGCACGACGGGCGGCTCAACCTCCGCCGGGACGCCTTCCAGGCAGCCCCGATGTCGTTCAATCAGATGCCGCCGGAGTTCGAGGCGCAGATCGCGGATGCGGGGATCACCATCCTCAAGGGCGACCTGCACTATCGGCGGCTCGTCGGGGACCGGCTCTACCCGCCCACCACGTCGTTCGCCGAGCTGACGGAGTATTTCCCGACGCCGGTGCTGGTGCTGCGTACCCTCAAGTCAGAAGTGATCACGGGCCTCGCGCCGTCGACGGTGGCCGAGCTCGACGCGACCGGCGAGCCCTGGCGCACCACCGGCGCCCACGCCCTCATCCAGCACCGCCCCTGA
- a CDS encoding carbohydrate-binding protein — translation MTAADGPNDEPTDAPRTKRGFFGWLRSFAAISIVGAALATVVLLIGVSSLLAKPSASRGVLPIDPGPLPTGADPQPESSPTDQVSASPSPSPVRVVVSRSPGVSKSPVPSASVSPLVLAPVRYEAESATASRGRTASDHAGFSGSGFVDYENVAGSYVEFAVTAPSARKVTLRIRFANGGGASRPMDILVNGTLAADDLAFPQTGGWPNWDTRTLTVTLVAGANQIRLVATNGEGGPNVDYLEVA, via the coding sequence ATGACCGCCGCCGACGGGCCCAATGACGAGCCGACGGACGCCCCACGCACCAAGCGTGGCTTCTTCGGCTGGCTGCGCAGCTTCGCGGCGATCTCCATCGTCGGGGCGGCCCTCGCCACGGTCGTGCTCCTCATCGGTGTGAGCAGCCTGCTGGCGAAGCCGTCGGCCTCCCGCGGGGTTCTGCCCATCGACCCGGGTCCGCTGCCGACGGGTGCCGATCCGCAGCCGGAGTCGAGCCCCACCGACCAGGTCTCCGCGTCGCCGTCGCCGAGCCCGGTCCGCGTCGTGGTCTCCCGGTCGCCGGGGGTCTCGAAGTCCCCGGTGCCGTCGGCGAGCGTGTCTCCGCTGGTCCTGGCGCCGGTGCGCTATGAGGCCGAGTCGGCGACGGCGTCCCGGGGGCGTACCGCCAGCGACCACGCGGGTTTCTCCGGCTCCGGCTTCGTCGACTATGAGAATGTGGCCGGCAGCTATGTGGAGTTCGCCGTGACCGCGCCGAGCGCGCGCAAGGTCACGCTGCGCATCCGCTTCGCCAATGGCGGTGGTGCGTCCCGGCCGATGGACATCCTGGTCAACGGCACGCTCGCGGCCGACGACCTGGCCTTCCCGCAGACGGGTGGCTGGCCCAACTGGGACACCCGGACCCTGACGGTCACCCTGGTCGCTGGCGCCAACCAGATCCGCCTGGTCGCCACGAACGGCGAGGGCGGCCCCAACGTGGACTACCTCGAGGTCGCATAA
- a CDS encoding SigE family RNA polymerase sigma factor produces MREIASGFREYATARRSALRRTAYLMCGDWYLADDLVQDALAKLYVHWRRISAAGEVDPYVRRMLVNGYLATHRRTWRREITTADLPDRATNTNPDDGTRDLLLQALASLQPSQRTIVVLRYWEDLSIEQTAAALGCSTGNVKSQAARGLDHLRAALDSSGVLKGEPA; encoded by the coding sequence GTGAGAGAGATCGCGAGCGGCTTCCGCGAGTACGCGACCGCCCGGCGCAGCGCGCTGCGGCGGACGGCGTACCTGATGTGCGGTGACTGGTATCTGGCCGACGACCTGGTCCAGGATGCCCTGGCCAAGCTCTACGTGCACTGGCGCCGGATCAGTGCGGCGGGCGAGGTCGATCCCTACGTGCGCCGCATGCTCGTCAACGGCTACCTCGCCACGCACCGGCGCACATGGCGGCGGGAGATCACCACCGCCGACCTCCCGGACCGCGCGACGAACACCAACCCCGACGACGGTACGCGTGACCTGCTGCTCCAGGCACTGGCGAGTCTCCAGCCCTCCCAGCGCACGATCGTGGTGCTGCGGTACTGGGAAGACCTCTCGATCGAGCAGACCGCTGCCGCCCTCGGGTGCAGCACCGGCAACGTCAAGAGCCAGGCCGCCCGTGGCCTGGACCACCTGCGCGCGGCGCTGGACAGCTCCGGCGTCCTGAAGGGAGAACCAGCATGA